A window of bacterium contains these coding sequences:
- a CDS encoding uroporphyrinogen decarboxylase family protein: protein MTPREIVKRAVLFQGPERIPYDLPEPYGSDFLHVGPDSDPDWKPSVQTETKWEDEFGCIWERLSGDVTMGQVKFHPLSDYSDWSKVKFPNYEKKVRYESARKKIEENKEEKFVLAHIPFSLIHRLEYLRGHNEAWTDPYLYPEQLDKLLDKLCEIAMVCIERFSELGVDGICSADDWGFQDRLMVKPVIWYKVWKEKYKKVYTFARNKGILTFLHSCGYIVDILDGLIESNLNVIQMDQQENMGVEYLSERFGGRLCFWCPVDIQNTMIKGTVEDVKKYAKKLIDYFGKFNGGFIAKWYPAPLAIKHTEEKIKAMAETFVEYGKTFYKR from the coding sequence CCAGAGCCCTATGGAAGTGATTTTTTACATGTTGGACCTGACTCTGACCCTGACTGGAAACCTTCTGTTCAAACAGAGACAAAATGGGAGGATGAGTTTGGATGTATATGGGAAAGATTGTCAGGAGATGTCACCATGGGACAGGTTAAATTTCATCCTCTTTCTGATTATTCTGACTGGTCAAAGGTAAAATTTCCAAATTATGAAAAAAAGGTAAGGTATGAAAGTGCTAGAAAAAAGATAGAAGAAAATAAAGAGGAAAAATTTGTTCTTGCTCATATACCTTTTAGTTTAATTCACCGGCTTGAATATTTAAGAGGACATAATGAAGCGTGGACAGACCCTTATTTATATCCTGAACAACTTGATAAACTCCTTGATAAATTATGTGAAATTGCGATGGTATGTATAGAAAGATTTTCTGAATTAGGAGTAGATGGAATATGTTCTGCTGATGACTGGGGATTTCAGGATAGATTGATGGTAAAGCCTGTGATATGGTATAAAGTATGGAAGGAAAAGTATAAAAAGGTTTATACATTTGCAAGAAATAAAGGAATTTTAACTTTTCTGCATAGTTGTGGTTATATAGTAGATATTCTTGATGGATTAATAGAAAGTAATTTGAATGTTATACAGATGGATCAGCAGGAAAATATGGGAGTTGAGTATTTAAGTGAAAGATTTGGTGGTCGGCTCTGTTTCTGGTGTCCTGTTGATATTCAAAACACTATGATTAAAGGAACTGTTGAAGATGTTAAAAAATATGCTAAAAAACTTATTGATTATTTCGGGAAATTTAACGGTGGATTTATTGCAAAATGGTATCCTGCTCCTCTTGCAATAAAACATACAGAAGAAAAAATTAAGGCAATGGCTGAAACATTTGTTGAATATGGCAAAACTTTTTATAAAAGATAA